TCATTCCACGATTTCATTCTTGGGGTTGTGGGAACAGATTCACAATCCCAATTTTAAACCTATCGAATTCGATAGGTTTAAAGCGGAGTCGGGAGATAATGCGTTTACATTGACACCACAGCAATGGATAAAAGCAACGGATGCAATCGGTATTGTATCAAAATCAGGACGATATGGCGGTACGTATGCTCATACAGATATAGCTTTTGAATTCGCGTCTTGGATTTCGCCAGAATTTAAGCTCTATATTATTAAGGATTACCAGAGATTAAAGAAAGATGAAGCAAATCGGCTTGCGATAGGTTGGGATGCAAAGAGAGAACTTTCAAAAATAAATTATCGTATCCATACAGATGCGGTAAAGGAATTTCTGATAACACCGACATTATCTCCGCAGGAAATGGCTTATACATATGCTTCAGAGGCAGATATTCTTAACATGGCTTTGTTTGGGAAAACGGCAGCGCAGTGGAGAAATGAAAAAGGAATAAGCGGCAAAACGCCTAATATTAGGGATTTTGCTTCAGCAGAAGAATTGGTGGTACTTATCAACCTGGAAGATACTAACGCTGATTTGATAAGACAGGAAATTCCAAAAATTGAAAGATTGAAAATATTGAGAGAAAAGGCGTATCGACAGCTTGAGATTCTTAAAAAGAATAAAGAAACGATAGAAGTGTTGAAGAAGAATATTATTGGCGATAATGTTAAAAATAATTGATTTCATAAACAGAAAACGATGCTGAACACGTAATATAATGAATAAGGTATGCTATGAATCGAAAAAGTAAGCGGATTAGCTGTTAGATTATTTTGGTGCCGTTTATACTTGCAGGGTGTTTGTTGTAGATAGACTGCTCTGTGCCGCTTTCGGTTGACAAAACGTGAAAAATTTAATACACTAGGGAAGATAAGTTACTGCGCACAGATTGAGCAGTAACAGGATAACGGGAAAAATATATTTACAAAATGGAGCCTGGATTATGAAAATCTATAACACGCTTTCAAAGAAAAAAGAGGAGTTTGTGCCGCTGGTGCCGGGAAAGGTGAGCATGTATGTCTGCGGACCGACGGTTTATAACTTCATCCATATTGGAAACGCGCGTCCGATGATCGTATTCGACACGGTGCGGCGCTATATGGAGCATAAGGGGTACGAGGTCAATTTTGTATCCAATTTCACGGATGTGGATGATAAGATTATCAAAAAAGCGCAGGAGGAGGGCGTCACGGCGGACGAGATTTCTCAGCGCTATATCGCGGAATGTAAAAAGGATATGGAGGGCATGAATGTAAAGCCCGCTACCACGCATCCGCTGGCAACACAGGAAATCGACGGAATGATTGAGATGATTTCCACATTGATTGAAAAAGGTTATGCCTACCCGGCAGCGGACGGTACGGTTTATTTCCGCACACGCAAGTTTAAGGAGTACGGCAAGCTTTCTCATAAAAATCTGGATGACCTGCGCGGTGGAAACCGCTCGCTGCTCGTTTCCGGGGAAGAGCAGAAGGAGGACCCACTGGATTTCGTTCTGTGGAAGCCGAAAAAAGAAGGGGAGCCGTACTGGGAATCTCCGTGGTGCCAGGGGCGTCCGGGCTGGCATATCGAGTGCTCCGTGATGTCGAAAAAATATCTCGGAGAAGAAATCGACATTCACGCGGGCGGGGAGGATCTGATCTTTCCGCACCATGAAAACGAAATCGCGCAGAGCGAGTGCTGCAATGGCAAGATTTTTGCGCGTTACTGGATGCACAACGGCTTTCTGAACATCGATAACCGCAAGATGTCCAAATCCCTGGGCAACTTCTTTACGGTGCGCGAGATCAGTGAAAAATATGATCTGCAGGTGCTGCGCTTCTTTATGCTCAGCGCGCATTACCGCAGCCCGCTTAATTTCAGCGCGGAATTGATGGAGGCGGCGGGAAATGGTCTGAACCGTATCGTTAATGCGGTGGAAAATCTGAAATTCCTTGCGGGCAATGCGTCACAGGAGACGCTCACGGAGCCGGAGGCTGAGACGCAGAAGGCGCTTGCGGAATATGAGAAGAAATTTGATGACGCGATGGATGATGATTTCAACACGGCGGATGCGATTTCAGCGATTTTTGAGCTGGTAAAATTTGCCAATACCAATGTGACGGAGGACAGCTCGAAGGCGCTCGCGGAAGCGGTGAAGGATAAAATTGTGGAGC
This is a stretch of genomic DNA from Marvinbryantia formatexigens DSM 14469. It encodes these proteins:
- a CDS encoding KilA-N domain-containing protein, with protein sequence MKNMKIDANGTEIRVMGDVVNEEAYISITDIAKYKNPDNAFIVVANWMRNHSTISFLGLWEQIHNPNFKPIEFDRFKAESGDNAFTLTPQQWIKATDAIGIVSKSGRYGGTYAHTDIAFEFASWISPEFKLYIIKDYQRLKKDEANRLAIGWDAKRELSKINYRIHTDAVKEFLITPTLSPQEMAYTYASEADILNMALFGKTAAQWRNEKGISGKTPNIRDFASAEELVVLINLEDTNADLIRQEIPKIERLKILREKAYRQLEILKKNKETIEVLKKNIIGDNVKNN
- the cysS gene encoding cysteine--tRNA ligase, translating into MKIYNTLSKKKEEFVPLVPGKVSMYVCGPTVYNFIHIGNARPMIVFDTVRRYMEHKGYEVNFVSNFTDVDDKIIKKAQEEGVTADEISQRYIAECKKDMEGMNVKPATTHPLATQEIDGMIEMISTLIEKGYAYPAADGTVYFRTRKFKEYGKLSHKNLDDLRGGNRSLLVSGEEQKEDPLDFVLWKPKKEGEPYWESPWCQGRPGWHIECSVMSKKYLGEEIDIHAGGEDLIFPHHENEIAQSECCNGKIFARYWMHNGFLNIDNRKMSKSLGNFFTVREISEKYDLQVLRFFMLSAHYRSPLNFSAELMEAAGNGLNRIVNAVENLKFLAGNASQETLTEPEAETQKALAEYEKKFDDAMDDDFNTADAISAIFELVKFANTNVTEDSSKALAEAVKDKIVELSDILGLIVEKKEEMLDAEIEALIEERQAARKAKNFARADEIRDILLGKGIILKDTREGVKWKRA